From Leptospira yasudae:
CTTTCGTTTGTGAGAAGTTTCCAAAAACCTTCCCAGCCGATCCCCGAACTTTTCAGAAAGAGGGCGCCTAACGGAATGATTACGATCAAACTCAGATAGGTGACCGTAACGCCTAACGTGATTCCGAAGGCCGTTTTGCCGTAGGGTTTGGTTCTGAAGTTCAAGCTGGCCAATGTTCTTCTCTTTAGTCCTTTGTAGATTCTTCCGTAAACGTCTTACTTGGAAGTGATCTGATCGAAGATCGCTCCATCCGCGAAATGTTTTTCCTGCGCGTTCTTCCAAGATCCCGCCACGTCCCGAATGGTAAACAGTTTCAAATTTTTGAATAGACTTTTATATTTGGATGCGACTTTCGCATCGGTAGGGCGGTAGTAATTCTTGGCGATCACTTCCTGCGCTTCCGGTGTATAAAGATATTTGAGATAACTTTCCGCGACTTTGAGCGTTTTGTGTTTTTCGGCGTTTTTCGTTACGACCGCGACCGAAGGCTCGGCCAAAATGCTCACCGAAGGAAAAACGATTTCGACCGAACCGTTCGAGTTTTTGGCGGTTTCCTGAATGGCGAGATGAGCTTCGTTTTCCCAAGAAATCAGTACGTCTCCGATTCCTCTTTGAACGAAGGTCGTCAAGGAACCTCTCGCGCCCGAATCCAATACAAGAACGTTCTTATATAGATTTTTAACGAACTCCTTCGCTTTTTCCTCGGAGCCGTATTTCGCTTTCGCAAAACCCCAAGCGGCGAGATAATTCCAACGCGCGCCGCCTCCCGTTTTCGGATTCGGAGTAATCACTCCGATTCCGGGCTTTGCGAGATCGTCCCAGTCCTTGATGTTCTTCGGATTTCCCTTTCGCACCAAAAACACGATCGTGGAAGTATAAGGAGAACTTTGATGCGGGAGAAGATTCTCCCAATCTGTGGAAAGAAGTTTTCCTTTTTCCGCGATCGCTTCGATGTCGTGCGCGAGGGCAAGGGTTACGACGTCGGCTTCCAACCCGTCGATCACGGCTCTCGCTTGTTTGCCGCTTCCACCGTGGGATTGATTGATGGTAAGATCTTCT
This genomic window contains:
- a CDS encoding sulfate ABC transporter substrate-binding protein: MKTITSRIQLTSIALLFFAFSLYSETKLLNVSYDPTRELYAQINKLFSVQWKKQTGEDLTINQSHGGSGKQARAVIDGLEADVVTLALAHDIEAIAEKGKLLSTDWENLLPHQSSPYTSTIVFLVRKGNPKNIKDWDDLAKPGIGVITPNPKTGGGARWNYLAAWGFAKAKYGSEEKAKEFVKNLYKNVLVLDSGARGSLTTFVQRGIGDVLISWENEAHLAIQETAKNSNGSVEIVFPSVSILAEPSVAVVTKNAEKHKTLKVAESYLKYLYTPEAQEVIAKNYYRPTDAKVASKYKSLFKNLKLFTIRDVAGSWKNAQEKHFADGAIFDQITSK